A region of Cellulophaga sp. RHA19 DNA encodes the following proteins:
- a CDS encoding murein hydrolase activator EnvC family protein, with protein sequence MRQFKLITLLLVVLSTSFLFAQTNEQKALEKKRAQLQKDIRAINRLLFAETKQKGNVLDQMESLEQKINAQQQLVRITNQQSNLLNRQINANVRNIGTLKKDLLTLKDDYAQMIQKSYQNKSRQSRLLFLLSSENFLQAYKRLQYIKQYTNYRQEQGLAIVAKTDTLKLKNQALIDQRKLKEQLLKENVATRKELEKEKKAKDILLSTIKKNESKYTASINKKKSEARKIDQQIEKLIRSAIVATNKKTTGKTTTKTSSTKFVLTPEAKIVANNFTANKGKLIWPVAKGFKSKGFGVYKDAVYPGIKHQNNGVIIATDKGSKARSIFEGEVIAVLAVPGGNKGVQIKHGNYITTYYNLSATYVEKGDKVTAKQEIGEVATNKFSDQTLLKFYLYKNVSKLNPEEWIYQL encoded by the coding sequence ATGCGCCAATTTAAGCTAATTACATTACTTTTAGTAGTACTATCTACCAGTTTTTTGTTTGCACAAACAAACGAGCAAAAAGCGTTAGAAAAAAAGCGTGCGCAATTACAAAAAGACATTAGGGCTATAAACAGACTTTTATTTGCCGAAACAAAGCAAAAAGGTAATGTACTAGACCAAATGGAGAGTTTAGAACAAAAAATAAATGCCCAACAGCAATTGGTTAGAATAACCAACCAACAGAGCAACTTGTTAAACCGACAAATAAATGCCAATGTTCGTAATATTGGTACGCTAAAAAAAGATTTATTGACTTTAAAAGATGATTATGCGCAGATGATACAAAAATCGTATCAGAATAAATCTAGGCAAAGTAGGTTGTTATTTTTACTGTCTTCTGAAAATTTTTTACAGGCGTACAAACGCCTTCAATATATAAAACAATACACCAATTACAGGCAAGAGCAAGGCTTAGCTATTGTTGCCAAAACAGACACCTTAAAACTAAAAAACCAAGCTTTAATAGACCAACGTAAATTAAAAGAACAATTACTTAAAGAAAACGTTGCCACTAGAAAAGAACTAGAGAAAGAAAAAAAGGCTAAAGACATACTCTTAAGCACTATAAAAAAGAACGAAAGCAAATACACTGCCAGTATTAACAAAAAGAAATCTGAGGCTCGTAAAATAGATCAGCAAATAGAAAAACTAATACGTTCTGCCATTGTAGCCACCAATAAAAAAACTACAGGAAAAACCACTACAAAAACCAGTAGCACTAAATTTGTTTTAACACCAGAGGCTAAAATTGTTGCCAACAACTTTACCGCTAACAAGGGCAAGCTAATTTGGCCTGTAGCAAAAGGTTTTAAAAGTAAAGGCTTTGGCGTATATAAAGATGCTGTGTACCCAGGAATTAAACACCAAAACAACGGTGTAATTATAGCTACAGACAAAGGCTCTAAAGCACGTTCTATTTTTGAAGGTGAAGTAATAGCAGTACTTGCTGTACCCGGCGGAAACAAGGGTGTGCAAATAAAACACGGTAATTACATAACTACATACTACAACCTATCTGCAACCTATGTAGAAAAAGGAGATAAAGTAACTGCCAAGCAAGAAATAGGAGAAGTTGCAACCAATAAGTTTAGCGACCAAACATTACTAAAGTTTTATTTATACAAAAACGTTAGCAAGTTAAACCCAGAAGAATGGATTTACCAATTATAG
- a CDS encoding tyrosine-type recombinase/integrase, whose amino-acid sequence MIIYSCGLRISECLNLKIEDIDSKNMRVWIRNAKGNKDRITLLSPTMLLQLRAYYKLYKPKDWLFEGVEGKQYSASSIRQVFNRSKRKANINIPATVHTLRHSFATHLLDAGTNLRFIQQLLGHNSSKTTEIYTHVSTTNLINITSPLEMLPK is encoded by the coding sequence ATGATTATATATAGTTGTGGCTTACGCATATCTGAATGTTTAAACTTAAAAATTGAAGATATAGACTCTAAAAATATGCGGGTATGGATAAGAAATGCAAAAGGTAATAAAGATAGAATTACATTATTATCTCCCACTATGCTACTACAACTAAGGGCGTACTACAAGCTATATAAGCCTAAAGATTGGTTATTTGAAGGCGTAGAAGGCAAACAATATAGTGCATCTAGCATTAGGCAAGTTTTTAACAGATCTAAAAGAAAAGCAAACATAAATATACCCGCAACTGTACATACTTTAAGACATTCTTTTGCAACACATTTACTAGATGCAGGTACTAATTTAAGATTTATACAGCAATTACTTGGCCATAACAGCTCTAAAACTACAGAAATTTACACGCACGTAAGTACAACAAATCTTATAAATATTACAAGTCCTTTAGAAATGTTACCTAAATAA
- a CDS encoding DUF4292 domain-containing protein encodes MIKNLQITPKLGLAFVIAVFFVSCKSKKVIADGTSTLKKLNTKTIVKNHYANALDFKTLRGRLKIDYTDGEDEQGYTVSFRMEKDKAIWISATLGVVKAYITPTRVSFYNRLQNEYFDGDFTYLSNLLGTELDYNKVQNLLLGQALFDLRKEKYNTVELNNKYQLAPKKANELFKTLLQIEPTNYKIAGMQLTQPEKNRVLDVQYKNYQVVDKKLVPNIIDIHVKDKKKTDIIALTFKNIELNKKFSFPYKIPNGFKEIVLE; translated from the coding sequence ATGATTAAAAATCTTCAAATAACACCAAAATTAGGACTTGCATTTGTTATTGCGGTGTTTTTTGTATCGTGTAAATCTAAAAAAGTTATTGCAGATGGTACATCAACCTTAAAAAAACTAAACACAAAAACTATAGTTAAAAACCACTATGCAAATGCCTTAGATTTTAAAACTCTACGTGGTAGGTTAAAAATAGATTATACAGACGGTGAAGATGAACAAGGGTACACAGTTAGTTTTAGAATGGAAAAAGACAAAGCTATATGGATTAGTGCCACACTTGGCGTAGTAAAAGCATATATTACACCAACAAGAGTTAGCTTTTACAACAGGCTACAAAACGAGTATTTTGATGGCGATTTTACCTATTTAAGTAATTTATTAGGCACAGAGTTGGATTACAACAAAGTACAAAACTTGTTATTAGGACAAGCTTTGTTTGATTTACGAAAAGAAAAGTACAACACAGTAGAGTTAAATAACAAATACCAATTAGCTCCTAAAAAAGCAAACGAGCTTTTTAAAACACTTTTACAAATAGAGCCTACAAATTATAAAATTGCTGGTATGCAATTAACCCAGCCAGAAAAAAACAGAGTATTAGATGTGCAGTACAAAAACTACCAAGTAGTAGATAAAAAATTAGTACCTAACATTATAGACATACATGTAAAAGACAAAAAAAAGACAGACATTATTGCTTTAACTTTTAAGAATATAGAGCTAAACAAAAAATTTAGTTTTCCTTATAAAATACCAAATGGTTTTAAAGAAATTGTTTTAGAATAA
- a CDS encoding phage integrase N-terminal SAM-like domain-containing protein, with protein sequence MKPNTIVTKLQETEETKPDYALAISLMHEKLLLKNYSKNTTKTYIHMFKQFLRYTYPMPLYKVSTAHITHYHKELITKQNISASYQNQSINAIKFYIEKVLNLPKVQYDFCRPRKAKKLPKVLSLNEVDSLLKCTYNIKLFL encoded by the coding sequence ATGAAACCTAATACAATAGTTACTAAATTACAGGAGACCGAAGAAACAAAACCAGATTATGCATTGGCTATATCCTTGATGCATGAAAAATTACTACTTAAAAACTATAGTAAAAACACCACTAAGACTTACATACATATGTTTAAGCAGTTTTTAAGGTATACTTACCCAATGCCTTTATACAAAGTAAGCACTGCACACATAACGCATTACCACAAAGAGCTTATTACCAAGCAAAATATTTCTGCGTCATACCAAAACCAAAGTATTAATGCTATAAAATTTTATATTGAAAAAGTACTAAACTTACCAAAAGTACAGTACGATTTTTGTAGACCCCGAAAAGCTAAAAAATTACCTAAAGTATTATCATTAAATGAAGTTGATAGCCTACTTAAATGCACTTACAATATAAAACTATTTTTATGA